The Pseudoalteromonas rubra region CATGGCGTGAGTGCACATCTGGCCTTATATCAATTTATTCTTTTGAAAGCTATTTACATAAAATTATGATCTTAAAGTTGTGTGAATTAACGACGGGAAAAACCAGGTGCACGCTTGACTTCCCACCACCTAAAATCACCACAAAAGCTAAGATATTGTAAAGAAAAGTTTTTAACGAAAAACAACTTTAGAGAGGTCACATCAAGCCTCTCTAAAAAATCAACAGAAGCTTAATGTAAGTACAAAGGATACACAGGCAACATCTTCAACAAATTTAAACCCGTAACAACAGGTATTTGTTGAATGTAAATTCGAAACACCGAAACACTAGAGCAAGTTCAGGCTCGACTAGAAGAACTGCTCGCTCAGTTCTCAGAAGGGCAAGACTTCTCAATGAAAAAACTTGCTACTGCCCTCTACATAGCAAGGCAGCGTGGCGAGTTGACCCTTTACTTTAGACAACAGGTGCGTGGACATCGGGTTTGCAAAACACTTGGTAAGCTAGACTAGGATATCACTTTAGCCTGTGCCCTGGAGCGAGTTAAGACGCTCTCTCTCAAGCTTACAGAGCAAGGCATCTTAGACACTGAACTCAGCCTCGACGCTACTCTCTCAAAACCATCAATGATTTTGCCGCCGATTTCTTCTCACACAGGGAGGCGCAGGCCCAAAAAGGCGAAAATCCATATGAAGATTTGTCTGGTATGCAGAACTTTTATAAAAAGCATATTTCTAAAGCCATAGAGGCGACCCCTATAGCAAACCTCGACGGCACTCATATCGACTACCTTGTTGATTCTATTCTTGCCAAAGCCAATAAGTCATATAGCTATAACGCCACTAGCGCCAAGGCTCTAGGGGTAATGAAGAAAATCTGCAACCGGGCGGTTAAATACGGGCAATTGAGTCATAGCGTCCTTGAACTCTTCAGTCCACGCGAAGTCGGTTACAAAGATATCCCAAAATCTCGGGCCTTTACTAAGCCTGAGATCAAGCAGTTAATCCAGGCACTTCAGAATCAGCCAGAATGTGAGCGGGTAAATGTTATCGCCGTCTGCCTGTTGCTGGTACTTGGTAAACGCAAGATCGAACTTATCAAGAGCGTATGGAAAGATATCTGCTTCAACGAACGAGAATGGTTAGTTGAAAAGACTAAAACGGGGGCAGATATCGTAATCCCTTTTAGTCCCCTCGTTAAAGGCTGGCTAGAAGAACTAAAAGAGCTCAGCATGGGAGAGAGTCACTTATTTCCAAAACGACAAGAAACGGCAAAAGCGAAGCACATTAGCGAATCCACGCTGAATGGCTTTCTAGAAAGGGCCCTCTCGGAGCTCAAAATAGAAGTTCACGATCTTCGCCGCACAACACGAACAACGTTAAGAGCACTGGATATACCAGTCGATGTGGCCGAGTCCTACATTAACCACAAACAGAAGGCGTATCGATACAACTTTTATCACAGATTGCCTGAGCGCAAGCGCGCCTGCAAGAAGCTAAGCAAATTAATTAAAAAATACTTAACCAACAAAGACGGATAATTCCCGATGAATAGCAGTCCCTATTTAACACTACCCGAAGTGATCAGCATGACGCGATGCAGCCGATCTCAGATCTTTGCATTGCGCAAGAAGGGGAGCTTTCCTCAGCCAATCAAGCTCTCACCTCGCAAGATCGTATGGCGGCAATCAACAATAGAGGAGCACATGCAGCGGCAACAGGTCGCATAATATGCACGGCCCAAAAAATTAAAACGGGCATCATAAAGAGCTTATTTCAACGCGTAGCATTCTGCTTTCTCGGTATTATAAGCACATACAGTTTGTTGTCGTAGAGTTCACCGCTTCAACGACTGTTGGATGCCCACTTAATTAAATAACTTGAGGCGACTGATGCGGGTGTCGCTAAAAGTGACCTGATACCGGCAGCCCGAGGGGCGCTGGCGAAATACGCAGCTTTCGGGCTGCTTTTTCTGTATTAGTTTAAAGATAGAAACTTCACAGGTGCGCGCCCTTTTCTTGAACCACCTAAAAGTTCAATTGCTTAATAAACCGGTCGCCATCCTTTCAGCACTACAGGTTTGGGCTCACTAATAGAGTAAATATCTTCACACGGCTCTTCGCTTGGTTTGATTCGAATTTTATAATTAGTTGGGCAATCGGTTGACGTAAATACAACAGTGTCGCCAGACTTGGCTCCCCACTTAGAGAAAAACTTTGTCATGTAGGTTATTCGATACTCGTTTCGGGTGCTCTTTGCTGGCGAAAAAGTTTTGCCGTTGTAATATATGTAACGCATCTTCCATTGCTCCCCGTCGGGATCCTCACAGACTATCCAGGCGTCCGGATTGAATTCCTCAAGTTCCAGTGCAGGAAAGAAATCGAGAAGCCCTGCATTTTTTCTCGGAACAACAATCCCAGCCTGGTGGCCACCAGTCTCACCGGTGTCATTTTTTGTTAAAGCTTTTTCATATGATTTGTTCATTCAATATCCTTAGTGGGACTCTCATTAAGAGCTTTTCCAAGATCCTGCTTGTCTCGCGTGCTAATTGGAATAGCTTCTTCTCCAAGCTCCCGCTTCCATAAACTTCTTTCAACCATTGTTTCCTCTACAGTGCCCTGATAAAACAGACGGTAGACAGTTACAGGCTTTACCTGGCCTCGCCGATGAGCTCTCGCAGAAGCCTGCATCTCTAATGCAGGATTCCAGTTTTGTGTATAGTGGATGACAATGGTGGCTGCTGTAATATTAAGGCCCGCCCCTGCAGCTTTAGGGTTTAAAACCAATACAGCAGGCCCTTCTACAGAAGTAAAGTGATCTACTATAGATTGTCTTTCTTGCTGGGGGGTTGAACCATTAATTGTGTTCCAATAATTAACGGATAGATTTTCCTGCTCAGCCGCCTTTTTAATTAATTCACCACAGTGGTTGTAGGCTGCAAATATTAGAACCTTCTTTTTAGTGCGAGTGGCCTCGCTGAGCAGCTGAATACAGATTGCCATTTTGGGAGTCATAAGAGGGTGCATCGCGTCCGGGTACAGCTCGACATGGTCTTCCCAGTCCTGTATTCCGGGCTGCTTAACTCGCAGCCATGGGTGAGCACAATAAATTGCTAGCTGACCGACTGCAACAAGTTTTCCGGCTGGCCCATATTCAGAGATCGTTTCTTCTCTGATCCTCTCGTATTCATTGACTGCAGCAGAGTCGAGTTCAAGAGGTAGATCTACATCAGTACGCAAAGGAAGATCGTCTGCGACATCTTTAACCTGCCGTTTGAGAATTATGGTATCTGAAAGCTTGCTCAGCTCTCGGGCACCCTCTTCTGTATCTGGGTAAAGGACAGGAAAGCTATCTTTTGTTCCCAGAATTCCAGGGATTGCCAAATCAGCCAAAGACCACAGATCTAAAAGTGTATTCTCTATTGGGGTTCCTGTAACCGGAATCGTGTACCTCCTCGGCAATGAGCTCAGTGCAATGCGGCGCTTCGATTCCGGATTTTTTACTGCCTGAGCCTCGTCACAAATCAGATAACTCCAGTCAATACCTCTGAACATAGATACGTCGTTTACCATAGTGTCGTAAGTGGTAACAACTATATCTGACCGCATCAGGTCCTTATAATAGCCAGTTCGGTCAGTGCCCCTATGCACTAGGATCGTAAATGAGGGGCTAAACTTATGTATCTCTCGACACCAGTTCGCAACCAATGTTGTCGGACATACAATTAAAGCAGGGTTTTCTGGATTAGGTTTGTTTAGCAGGAGCGTAGTGATAATCTGGAGGGTTTTCCCCAAGCCCATCTCATCTGCCAGTATTGCACCACCAAGAGTCGTCATCGAATCGCTTAACCACGCAACCCCATGCTCCTGGTATGGATACAATTTAGCATTAAGACCCTCTGTCGCAACAGGAAGAGACATGGAAGCGGAGCGAGAGTTGGCCGTCTCAGTTACACTTACACCGACACTTACCTCAATTCCCTCTATCCCATTTCGGATCAAGCTGAGAACTTCAGGATAACTCAAGTCCTGAGGATTTGCTCCGGCCAGAGCTTTGCTCACATACTCCGGTGCGTCATGTGGTAGTGGTTTTATTCGTTCAGAGTCGATTAACCAGTTATGGCAAATACTTATGCAGGGAATAAACTGACTGACACCTGCTTTACGAATAGATGCTCCAAGAGAGGCCTCGTATTTACCATTCTTCCGGTCAATATGCAGAACTGGACTTTGAAGCCTTTCAGAGAACGAATAAGGCAAGTTAGCTTTGTCAAATTTTCGGTAATCTTGATCCAATGTGGACAGGGAATGGCTCATTGATTCATCACTTTCTTTAACTCTTCAGGTGTCAGAGCAGGTTTGCGTTTATGAATAGCTCTGTGACAATTCGGGCACAAAGGGATGAGATCTGTCTCAGGGTTGTATGCTCTGGGCTGCCCTATTTCTGATAATGGCTCGATATGGTGCACTTCAAGGATAGAGGCAAGTTCTGAACCATAGGTGTCTTGGGGGATAAACCCACACACACCACATTGTTCACCATGTATTGAAAGGCATAATAGGCGATTTCTGGGATTTCGTTCCCTTTTTCTGGCTAAAGAGAGCATCACGCCGCCCTCTATTATTGAATTGCTTTCTTCTTCCCTTTCTTCTTCATCTTCATAGCCAATTAATTCCGCTATAGCCGCGATTAAGGGAACCATAATCAGGCTTATTGTTTCGGAGATTTCTGCCGAGCCATGAAGATTTGAAACCTTCCTGGTAACATTAATTTGAAAACAAGAGGTAACCTGCCAACCATGAACCGAGGAAGAGCCATTAATTGAAACGTCGAACGAGCGCTTTAACTGTTCCGTAAATGCATATGCGAGAGCATAATCATTTCGCGAGGCCCTGTTCTGAATGTGCTGTATGCAGGGAGCTGCATAAGTACCGAACTTAAGCGACACAATGTGCCGCTTAAGTCCTGATGGGCGGATAGAAAAAACTGGCCCATTACTTCTGTTGTAATTATCAAACCAGAACGACAGTCCCTGACGCGCCTCTAAAGGGTTCATTGCTCCCTTCATATGCACTCCAATATCTTTTCTAATCTGAGCTGCTATCAAATCAATTTCGTTGTCATCCATGATGATTTTCAGCTATCTGAGGTGGGCATATCAACTTTTCGAAGAAGCTTTTTCAGGTTTGATGAAACCTCATCCCGGATATCTTCCCACATGTTTCCCAGCTCCTCATCAGTATTTTTATGTTCGGCTGCAGCAAGCGCCCATAAAAGGAAATCCAAGCCTTCGACAGATATTCCAGATTTTGTCTGGCTATATATCTTTGTATAAAAATCGTGCTGCTTGTTGAGATGCACCCCAGTAGAGTGATTTGTATCCGTTTTACTAGTCAGACAGGGCTCCCAAAGCGCACCAGAAGGTATCCCGTTAACAGGGTTTACAAAAAGGCTGTCTGGATTAACGTTACTTTCGACAGGTGTGAATATTTTTATCCCGTTCCCCTGATTATTGGACACGACCGCACTGCCGGATTTCTCATCGACCGATTCAGCGGTTACTTTAGAGGTATTTGGGGTTTCAGAAATTGTCTTATTTGAATCACCATGTGATATACCGCCCGACACTTTAACTGCCTGTTTTCTACGGTATCTTCTATCTGCCTCTTTATAGGCAGGACTCAAAAGCTCCTTTAGAGCTTCTTCTAACGCAGGGTCCAGCAGAATTCTGCTCTTTTTAACATCTACACTGAAGGCTTCATCCAATTGATGGTCAAAGTCAAATTCAATTCTAAGCAAGGACCAGTGTGGATCGTCCGAACGCCAAAGCCCCAGGTAACCGCCGTAGTGTATTACCCTTCCTTCCCGATGGATATAGAAACCCTGACCGCGGTTAGATATTTTAGCGTAGTTTTTATTCTCTTCCTTCGTCATATCCTTAGCATGAGGAAGAATCCAAGCCTTTACAGTAGCATTATGAACTGTCCCATCTTCTCGCTGTATTGGAAGCACCGTCAACTTGTCCGGCAGCACCTGCTCAGATCTTTCAGGGTAAAAAGGGTTCCAATATTCAACTTTTTTGCCGTTAACAGCAATGTTTACAGTCCGATGTTCTGTTTCTTCAGGGTTGAGGTACTTGTGAAAGATTAGTGCACAATGATCTATCAGCTTTGATCTTCTTGTTTTTATGGCATTTTGTTCTTTGGTGCCACCGGGCTCTTCATAAACTTTACTTAGCAGCCTGTCACAGCGAGACCAGATAACCAGAGTTCCAGAATCACCACACATTTCTTCAAAAACTTCCCTTTCATCTTCAGATAAGGGCTCATCCAACATTACCCAAGCATTCTCCTTTGCCACATGCTCCAGGTCCCAGGTAAGCTTAAGAAGTTCATCGGAAGCACTTTTGCGAGAAATCAGAGAGTATTTCAGACACACAGAACTCGATGCAGTCTTCAAGCCTAAACCAAATTTCCCTAGAGAGGCGAGGTCTTCTCGGATTTTTGCTCCGTACTTCATGGCATTGAATAGCCCGTCTACATCCATTCCATGGCCGTCATCGCCAAAGTAAACATACTTTCTCCCATCGAGAGTCAGGTCGATACTAATATTGATGTTAGTCGCGCCGGCAGCTATAGAGTTATCAATAATATCTGCAGCAGCCGTGTAAAAATCGTATCCAGTGTCACGCAGACCATGTATCAAACGAGCCGGATCGGGATCGTTGACCATGTCGTGCAGTTGGTTGCGTTGAATCTTAGTGACTGAATCATCCATGTAATGAACCCTCGCATTCTTGGAATTTGGACAGATGGCTTTCCTGCTAAGAAATTAATCAGTATAGCCTTATTTATTAGGCAGATAAATATAACTAATAACTTTTTAAGAAAAAATGGGAAGTCATACTTTTTCTTCAGTTTACAGTGATAGTATCAAGGAGGTGGTTACAATTCGTAACGCAACGTGGTGAAGTCTAGATGACGACCTAAGCAATATTGAGTAGCAGTTGTAGTGGTCAACTAATCCCGGACAGTAAATAAAGTTTTTCTTCCGCAACTGCTGGCGCAAGCATTTCGTTGTTGCTATGCGGCCTTTGCCAGTTGTAGTAGTTCATTAAATAGTAACTCATATCTCTTTCAGCTTCTTTGAAGGAATCATAGCCTGTTGACGGAACCCACTCTGTTTTTAAACTCCTAAATAGCCTTTCCATTGGTGCGTTGTCCCAACAATTCCCCCTGCGACTCATGCTTTGAGTCATACGATAGCGCCATAATTTTTGCCTGAACTTTGTGGCAACATACTGACAGCCCTGATCAGAATGGAACAACACGCCCGATGGCCGACCTCGTTGTTCATAGGCTCTGTCTAACGCTTTGACGGCTAAGTTGGCATCTGGTTGATGAGACATAGCCCAGCCCACTACACTGCGTGTGCATAAATCCAATACTACAGCCAGATAGGCCCACTTTCTTCCGGTCCAGATATAGGTAATGTCACCGCACCACACTTGATTTGGCGAACTAACATCAAATTCCCTGTTTAGACGATTAGGTATATCCAGCCGTTCAACGGTTGCTTTTTTATAGCTATGTGAACCTGGCTGCTTGCATATGAGCTGCATATCCTTCATAACGCGCCTGATTTTGAAAAGGCCTGCTTTTATTCCTGAGTCAGCCAGCATCGCCATGATTGTTCGACTTCCCGCTGAGTTCCGGCTTAATGTGAATAACTCGTTTATCCTAGCTCGTAACGCAAGTTCATCGGTATTGTTAGACTTCACTCGATGTTTATAGTCGTAATAACTCGAACGTGGAACATCAAAGGTTTCGCAGACCAATTCAACAGGCTCAAGCTCACTTAACTGGTCTACTATCGAGTATTGTTCATCTCGTCTGACATCAAGAGAGCTGTAGCCTTTTTTAGTATGGACTTTTCACGTTCCAAGCGATCAATTCGTGCTTCAAGTTCTTGAATTTTCTGCTGCTCAGGCGTTAGAGCCTTGGACTGGGGTGTTTCACCACCACGCTCTTGCTTCAGCTGCTGGATCCAGCGCCTCAAAGCCGTTTCACCAATATCCAGAGATCGGCATGCTTCGGGCACTGAATATCCTTTATCGAGTACCAAGGCGGCGGCTTCCACCTTAAATTCCTGTGTAAAAGTACGACGTTTTCTGGTCATAAACACCTCTCATTGAGTGGTAATAATACCACCTAAAATAGTGTCCGGTTTTATTGAATCACAACAAGTCATCCATAATGATGAAGCGAAAAAAAATGTATAGTTAAAGGGGCGGAGAGGGTATTTTCTGGTATATCCCCCCGTTCAGCAACCAGTCAGTTATTTCCGTCATAAGTATTTGTTCATTGATTTTTGATGGTCCTCTGGTTGAGCATTCCCAAATAATTAAAACTCTCCAGCCAAACTCCATAAGTTTGTCCTGACTGGCGACATCAACGGTGTGCTGCTTTCTTAATTTTTTTGACCACCACTCAGCCCGACTGCCGGGTAGTTTAAACATAGGGCAGTTATGCATGTGCCAAAAGCATCCGTGCGCAAAAATAACTGCGTGATACTTGGGGATAACAAAGTCTGGTGAACCCGACAGTTTATGGGGGAGTTACAGGGGAGTTACAAGTCCACACCTGCTACCGACACTATTTAACGATTAAGTCTTTCGCGGTCTGTATTGATAAATGAGGACACTGGCAAAACTCACTTGAACGGATAAAACCAAGCCTGGAGAGAGCATAAACCGCAAAGGTTTTTACTGATTTGCTATCGAAGGGGTCTGTGAGTGATATTACGGTTTTCACCCACGGATGTTGTGCTCTAATAGAGTCGTTCAATTCATGCGAATTTGTGCAAATGACGGATACAGGCGAAAGTGGTAACTAAAGTGGTTACTCGTCTAGAGCTGGTAAACTAGCGATTGGCTACAGCCCCTGATTTTATTAGCCTTGTGAACTATCGTGGACTCTATCCGAGTTCCAGATCCAGAATATTGAGTGATGTATGTTAAGTCTTTTTGAAAAGACTTAAATCACTTAAACCCCTGTAAATAGGGGCTTTTATTTGTGAGTTTCACGTACTAATTTAATAACTAATTTGACGCGTTCAGTATGTAAGGGCGCATCAATTTTGCAACAGCCCTAAAAACGGGCACAACTACTGAATTGCCAAACTGTTTATAAGCGGCGGTATCTGCACAAACGATTCTGAAATCAGCGTCATTACTCTCCCGGTCGAAGTCAGGTTTTTCAAAACCCATCAATCTTGCACACTCCTGCGGTGTAAGCCTGCGTGGCGTTTTGAATGTTGAATCAAATTCACTTGCATAACGGCCATATTTTGAGTCGTATTCTTTCTCGCCTTCTTTTACTTTTTCCTTGTACAAAGCAACATCAGGCTCAGGGTTGTCTTCAAAAAAACGACGGGCAAACAGGTTTGCCGCCTGCTCTCTTTCAGTATTTTTCCGAATTGCAAACTCTCGGTTTTGTTCAAGGTATTCGGGAGGAAGCCCATCTTGGTTGATAAGAATTTCAGATCCATCTTTGTAGTAACGAGCAGATAGAGTCCTGGTAACCGCATTTGGGTTTGCGGGATCAATTAACCCAAATCCAAACCCATTCCCTTTAGACTGATGCTTAAGCGCATAGTGATAAAGGTAATTCCATAGGTTTGGTGTCAGCGTATACTTTTCTTTTTCTGCCAGTTCTAGCTCACAAAGAATATCGGCTACACTATAGCGGGCTTTAGGTTTCTCTATTTTGCTGAGACAAATTTGTCTGAAAGAGTCGTCAGTATCAATGAGATCTTTGCGTACCCCAACCAATACGATCCTTTCCCGATGTTGAGGAGTAAAATGTGCACCATCAATTATTGTGGGCTCCGGCTTTCGCTTTCTGACGTTACAAATAGCCTCTTCAATATCATCATCAACATCTGTAATATTAGCAACCCAGTAACCTGCTCTGTCTAAAGCACGAACAATGGTAGCGAAAGTATTCCCTTTATCATGACTCTTTAAGTTTTTGACGTTCTCCAAAACAAAAAACTTTGGTTTACGGGCCAACAGTATCTGCTCAACATCAAAAAACAACGTTCCCTGAGTGTTACAGTCGAATCCGTGAGAACGACCTAGAGAGTTCTTCTTTGATACACCAGCAAGAGAAAATGGTTGGCAAGGAAACCCCGCCAGTAGCACGTCATGCTCGGGTATGTGTTTTCTGATGCTCTCTAACTTTTCCCTATCAGAAACACTTTGCTCACCACTTTTCGTTATCTTGGTAATATCCATAAAAGTGCTGTTTTTCTCCTGATTTTCATCAGCAGAGTCTATGAAGTAGGGTAATTCATGCTCGTCTACGTAGTGGTTTGCCAGGTAAGTGCGGCGCGCCCTCTGATCCCATTCGCTGGTAAATACACACTTGCCGCCAATATCTTCAAAACCTTTTCTCAAGCCTCCAATGCCGGCAAACAGATCAATAAACTTAAAATCAGGCTCATCCCAGTGGGCAGGTTTGGCCGGCAATAATTTACTCCGAATATCTTCGATCGCATTTTCACTAAAAACTATGGGGTTTGATACGGGGTCAGCTCTCCACCGATTGAGCTTTTCACGATTTATTTGCTGTTCGTAACCACATCCAAGCTCTCGCAATCTGATCGCGAGGTTTTTTTGATCGTATACTTCAATCAATAACTTCAAAAGTTTATGACTCTCAGCTTGCAAACGCTCGATGCGAGCTCTCTCTTCGCGGTCTCCGCAATTAACTATTTCACTATTTTGCATACTATTAAAACAAAAGGGACATTTGTGTACACTTTAGCACACAACTGTCCCCCTTTAGATAATTTATATGTAATTTTATACAGTGGCTAATTTAACATCACTTATGAAATCATGAAAAGACAACAGCCAGTTTGCCTGGGTAGGCTGATAAGTTGAGTGCAAAGCATCAGGAACTACAAGTTGTAAATTCATTGAGTCCATTTGCGTAGTTTGTGCTTCGCTTATCGCTGGCTCCATGGTTATGAGGTGCTTGCGCTTAATGCGACTAGCTTCAACCAACACTTGCCGCCAGCGATCCTTACACGTCGTTTTTGCACCAAGCATTCTGAGCTTATCACATGGGTAATCTGAGCTTTTATAAGCCTGATCACTCGGGAATAAGAAGTCAGGTTTTTGCCTTCCTTCGGTGTTGGCTCCCCTTTCGAACGGAAGTCCATTTGCAGATAAAATAGTTTCGATGTGATTCTCAAATGCATGGCCACTTCTGGACTTTCGCCTGTTTTGAACGCTAAGTGAAAACCGAAGAAACTCATCAAGATCATCTCCATCTTCACCAAATCCCTCCCTTAGTTTTTCTTTTACAATATGTTTTTCCAGCTGTCGAAATGCAGACTCCTCGGTTTCCATCCATTCAATTATTGCTGAATCCGGATCTGTTACAGGACATATCTCTCTAGCAAGAGTTCGCGTAAAATCCGAGAAGTGTTTAGTCTTAGGAAAATGTGGCCCAAATTTATCAAGAATCTGCTCAAGGACATCAGTGCCATCCTGCCCGATCTCAATTCCATATCGGGCAAACATGAGCCGAATAGGTAAAACAACTTTTCCTTCTTTAACTTCAACTTTACTAAGCTTTTCTTTTGAAACCATATTCTGGACACCGAACAGCGCACGAATCTGTGCCTCATATTCGCTATCCGGTGGGCAAAATATCATCAACACTTCTCGATCTTTGGTTAAAGCAATCAAGAAAAAGTCTTCTGGAGAAAACCTTTCACTCACATCATTGGAAGCATAGTACATTCTCCACTCCGCTGATCTACCACTTTGATTATATCGAGTGTCATACCATGTAACATGATCTTCTACGACGAGAGGAGACTCGGGGTCATCGCTCAGGTAAACGAGTGTGGCTGGTAACTTCACTTTAATACCATTATCTGGCATACCTATATGTTCACCTATACCAGCTTGCTTAAGCCCACCAATTTCATGTTGATTCGAAGTCTGCCGGTTTGCATCTACCGCAGTGAGATATTTAAAAGCAGCCGAAGTAAATACGTCAGATAATTGCTCAAACATAGTCTGTTCCTTAGTCATTTTTCGCTAGACTACTTTGATTACAAAATAATTTCACTATCAGTTTGCATACAAGCCCTGCTCGGTCAGCTCTCCTGACGATGAACCACTTACCAACCATGTTTTGACAAGTAAATTTATCATAGGTTTAGCGAGCCTGTTTTTTCCTTTTAAACTACACTCCCATACGACAAGAACTCGAATCCCTAGTCTTCGTAGCTGACTCTGTACCACCTTATCCCTTGCAAAATTGCTTTCCAACTTACTTTTCCAAAACTCTTGTCGGGTTTGAGGCAATTTGAACACTGCACAGCCATGCATATGCCAGAAACAGCCATGAACAAAAATTGCCGCGTTATATTTCCTGAGCCAGATATCAGGTTTTCCAGGAATAGCTTTTGGACAAACCCTGTAACGCAAACCTTCCTTATGCAGCAAGCGCCTCAGAAGTAATTCAGGTTTGGTATTCTTTGATCTGATCGCCCGCATATTCTTGCTGCGGGTTTGTTTGTCATGAACATCCAACTATTTTACCTCGCGAAGTTGTACTGTATAAACGAAGATAGCTTACATAGTCTAAAGCTGAATAATGTTGTCGGTACATAAATGTAAGTTGAGCAACACATACTCATCAAAAGAGCTCGAATCATGTCTCCAGAGTCCTACTTAAGAGGTGAACCTACCAATACGAATATGTATGAGCTCGCCGATGGTCAGGTTTATGCTATGACTGGCACAAGTGCAAACCACGAACTTATTGTGGAATACTTACATCGAACTCAAAAGTCATCTAAAAGGCGTCAATGTGAGCTATTTGGTTCAGACATGAAAATGCGAGGGCACGAAAACTTTTGTAACTAGATATGCTATGTGGCTGACATTTTGATGAACCTGAACTCTACCACCCCTAAAATATGGGGGATTATTGTCGATGTGCTCTCTTACGAGACTCACCCAAACTAAAGCTTTATTACATTGTCCAGTGTAATTCCTACTTCGCAGCCAATTTATGTATATCTTCATAAAAAAAGCGCTGAACGCGCTTTTTGTTTTAGCAATTAAGCTGACTTTAGCCACCACAGCTCTTTTTCGGATCCGGGTGAGCCACCTGAACTCTGTCTGGCAAATCAGGACTACCAACCCCTGAACCATGCACTTTTTTCAGGCTTTCTGTTTGTAATTGCTTCATATTGTCTGACAACCTCCATTCGTCGTTATTTAGATGGATTACCTGCCCTCTGCATAATGACGTTGATTACAATCATAAACGTTATTCTCCAAAGGTATTGCCCAAATCTTTAGTTTCCAACTCGCTAATACGCCTTTTCACGTTCTACAAATTCCTCTCTGGAGTTTGCTGTCATTGAGTACGCAAACAACGCTAAACTAATCATCAAGTGAAACAGCAACATCAGATTATCTCGCACATATAGCTTGAACGGCGCGGAATCAAATATGTAGTATTTGTAGGCCAAAACCTCAAGCCAGGTTACGACGTTTACCACACAGGTTAAACCAAGAAGTAAAATGATCCCACATTCTTGCGCTGATAGCCTCTGAAGTCTGTAAACCCTCTTAAAGTAATGGCTACCAGAAAAAATATAGAGCCTCAATGCAAGATTTCGCCGAAATATGATTGGCAAAAGAAACATAGCATTAATCACTACATCAGCGATGTAATAGTGTGTATTCCACCGCATAGTGATTGGCAAAGTAGCAATATCGAGCACTTCAAAGAAACCATAAGCCAGTAAAAACCAACGAGCTGTGGCGACTTTCCAACTCAGCGCTAACCCCAACAAAATGGCTGCAAGAGGCGCATATTCCATGATGGCGTATACTTCCTTCAT contains the following coding sequences:
- a CDS encoding tyrosine-type recombinase/integrase — translated: MQNFYKKHISKAIEATPIANLDGTHIDYLVDSILAKANKSYSYNATSAKALGVMKKICNRAVKYGQLSHSVLELFSPREVGYKDIPKSRAFTKPEIKQLIQALQNQPECERVNVIAVCLLLVLGKRKIELIKSVWKDICFNEREWLVEKTKTGADIVIPFSPLVKGWLEELKELSMGESHLFPKRQETAKAKHISESTLNGFLERALSELKIEVHDLRRTTRTTLRALDIPVDVAESYINHKQKAYRYNFYHRLPERKRACKKLSKLIKKYLTNKDG
- a CDS encoding helix-turn-helix transcriptional regulator — protein: MTRCSRSQIFALRKKGSFPQPIKLSPRKIVWRQSTIEEHMQRQQVA
- a CDS encoding EcoRII N-terminal effector-binding domain-containing protein, yielding MNKSYEKALTKNDTGETGGHQAGIVVPRKNAGLLDFFPALELEEFNPDAWIVCEDPDGEQWKMRYIYYNGKTFSPAKSTRNEYRITYMTKFFSKWGAKSGDTVVFTSTDCPTNYKIRIKPSEEPCEDIYSISEPKPVVLKGWRPVY
- a CDS encoding DEAD/DEAH box helicase: MSHSLSTLDQDYRKFDKANLPYSFSERLQSPVLHIDRKNGKYEASLGASIRKAGVSQFIPCISICHNWLIDSERIKPLPHDAPEYVSKALAGANPQDLSYPEVLSLIRNGIEGIEVSVGVSVTETANSRSASMSLPVATEGLNAKLYPYQEHGVAWLSDSMTTLGGAILADEMGLGKTLQIITTLLLNKPNPENPALIVCPTTLVANWCREIHKFSPSFTILVHRGTDRTGYYKDLMRSDIVVTTYDTMVNDVSMFRGIDWSYLICDEAQAVKNPESKRRIALSSLPRRYTIPVTGTPIENTLLDLWSLADLAIPGILGTKDSFPVLYPDTEEGARELSKLSDTIILKRQVKDVADDLPLRTDVDLPLELDSAAVNEYERIREETISEYGPAGKLVAVGQLAIYCAHPWLRVKQPGIQDWEDHVELYPDAMHPLMTPKMAICIQLLSEATRTKKKVLIFAAYNHCGELIKKAAEQENLSVNYWNTINGSTPQQERQSIVDHFTSVEGPAVLVLNPKAAGAGLNITAATIVIHYTQNWNPALEMQASARAHRRGQVKPVTVYRLFYQGTVEETMVERSLWKRELGEEAIPISTRDKQDLGKALNESPTKDIE
- a CDS encoding HNH endonuclease, with the translated sequence MDDNEIDLIAAQIRKDIGVHMKGAMNPLEARQGLSFWFDNYNRSNGPVFSIRPSGLKRHIVSLKFGTYAAPCIQHIQNRASRNDYALAYAFTEQLKRSFDVSINGSSSVHGWQVTSCFQINVTRKVSNLHGSAEISETISLIMVPLIAAIAELIGYEDEEEREEESNSIIEGGVMLSLARKRERNPRNRLLCLSIHGEQCGVCGFIPQDTYGSELASILEVHHIEPLSEIGQPRAYNPETDLIPLCPNCHRAIHKRKPALTPEELKKVMNQ
- a CDS encoding ATP-binding protein, which codes for MDDSVTKIQRNQLHDMVNDPDPARLIHGLRDTGYDFYTAAADIIDNSIAAGATNINISIDLTLDGRKYVYFGDDGHGMDVDGLFNAMKYGAKIREDLASLGKFGLGLKTASSSVCLKYSLISRKSASDELLKLTWDLEHVAKENAWVMLDEPLSEDEREVFEEMCGDSGTLVIWSRCDRLLSKVYEEPGGTKEQNAIKTRRSKLIDHCALIFHKYLNPEETEHRTVNIAVNGKKVEYWNPFYPERSEQVLPDKLTVLPIQREDGTVHNATVKAWILPHAKDMTKEENKNYAKISNRGQGFYIHREGRVIHYGGYLGLWRSDDPHWSLLRIEFDFDHQLDEAFSVDVKKSRILLDPALEEALKELLSPAYKEADRRYRRKQAVKVSGGISHGDSNKTISETPNTSKVTAESVDEKSGSAVVSNNQGNGIKIFTPVESNVNPDSLFVNPVNGIPSGALWEPCLTSKTDTNHSTGVHLNKQHDFYTKIYSQTKSGISVEGLDFLLWALAAAEHKNTDEELGNMWEDIRDEVSSNLKKLLRKVDMPTSDS